One Acropora palmata chromosome 2, jaAcrPala1.3, whole genome shotgun sequence genomic window carries:
- the LOC141873693 gene encoding transmembrane protein 53-like — MVNASLKSSTCITYTRSLVARRFAFSRCVSLHQRTLASESKQFQASCRKIGAVVTKAEARNSKPIVALLGWNSAQDKHLAKYSEIYEKKGFDTVRISANPVSTMIFLHRAKKVAQNVLDILVEMKSDQDCSIIIHAFSMGGFNVYHFMRQAILSPGHQHFNSIHIIGCIFDSCPNSPGMHSTPTVQSSVVQNLPNPLAKVVAWIGLGVAYPLAFLLSPHIKRLIPDNINSPLGCPELFLYSDADHLIPYDDVKTFLKAHEEKGINVFSKVMKGSAHVQHLRNYPEDYLNQINTFTDYCLKNDM, encoded by the coding sequence ATGGTAAATGCATCATTAAAATCAAGTACTTGCATAACATACACCAGGAGCTTGGTAGCACGTAGGTTTGCATTCTCTCGCTGTGTATCATTACATCAGCGGACTCTGGCAAGTGAATCAAAGCAATTTCAAGCCAGTTGCAGAAAGATTGGTGCTGTGGTAACAAAAGCTGAAGCAAGAAATTCAAAGCCCATTGTTGCTCTTCTTGGCTGGAATAGTGCTCAAGACAAACACTTGGCAAAATACAGTGAAATCTACGAAAAGAAAGGCTTCGATACCGTTAGGATATCTGCCAATCCAGTCAGTACGATgatatttttgcacagagcaaaAAAAGTGGCTCAAAACGTGCTTGATATACTGGTAGAAATGAAATCAGATCAAGATTGCTCAATCATCATCCATGCATTCAGCATGGGAGGGTTCAATGTCTATCACTTCATGCGTCAAGCCATATTAAGTCCCGGACACCAACATTTTAATTCCATTCATATCATTGGttgcatatttgacagttGTCCTAATTCTCCTGGTATGCATAGCACACCAACAGTGCAGTCAtcagttgttcaaaatttACCAAATCCATTGGCTAAAGTTGTGGCATGGATTGGCCTTGGAGTTGCCTACCCCTTAGCGTTTCTGTTGAGTCCACATATAAAGCGTCTTATTCCAGACAACATTAACTCACCCCTGGGTTGCCCAGAGCTATTTCTATACAGTGACGCAGACCACCTAATTCCTTACGATGATGTCAAGACTTTCCTGAAAGCTCATGAGGAGAAAGGCATCAATGTGTTTTCTAAAGTAATGAAAGGATCTGCTCATGTGCAGCACTTGAGAAATTATCCTGAAGACTATCTTAATCAAATCAACACATTTACTGATTACTGCTTGAAAAACGATATGTGA
- the LOC141873887 gene encoding transmembrane protein 53-like, which translates to MALKAVSCMKTFRGMVNASLKSSTCITYTRSLVARRFAFFRCVSLHQRTLASESKQFQASCRKIGAVVTKAEARNSKPIVALLGWNSAQDKHLAKYSEIYEKKGFDTVRISANPVSTMIFLHRAKKVAQNVLDILVEMKSDQDCSIIIHAFSMGGFNVYHFMRQAILSPGHQHFNSIHIIGCIFDSCPNSPGMHSTPTVQSSVVQNLPNPLAKVVAWIGLGVAYPLAFLLSPHIKRLIPDNINSPLGCPELFLYSDADHLIPYDDVKTFLKAHEEKGINVFSKVMKGSAHVQHLRNYPEDYLNQINTFTDYCLKNDM; encoded by the coding sequence gtTTCCTGTATGAAAACATTCAGGGGCATGGTAAATGCATCATTAAAATCAAGTACTTGCATAACATACACCAGGAGCTTGGTAGCACGTAGGTTTGCATTCTTTCGCTGTGTATCATTACATCAGCGGACTCTGGCAAGTGAATCAAAGCAATTTCAAGCCAGTTGCAGAAAGATTGGTGCTGTGGTAACAAAAGCTGAAGCAAGAAATTCAAAGCCCATTGTTGCTCTTCTTGGCTGGAATAGTGCTCAAGACAAACACTTGGCAAAATACAGTGAAATCTACGAAAAGAAAGGCTTCGATACCGTTAGGATATCTGCCAATCCAGTCAGTACGATgatatttttgcacagagcaaaAAAAGTGGCTCAAAACGTGCTTGATATACTGGTAGAAATGAAATCAGATCAAGATTGCTCAATCATCATCCATGCATTCAGCATGGGAGGGTTCAATGTCTATCACTTCATGCGTCAAGCCATATTAAGTCCCGGACACCAACATTTTAATTCCATTCATATCATTGGttgcatatttgacagttGTCCTAATTCTCCTGGTATGCATAGCACACCAACAGTGCAGTCAtcagttgttcaaaatttACCAAATCCATTGGCTAAAGTTGTGGCATGGATTGGCCTTGGAGTTGCCTACCCCTTAGCGTTTCTGTTGAGTCCACATATAAAGCGTCTTATTCCAGACAACATTAACTCACCCCTGGGTTGCCCAGAGCTATTTCTATACAGTGACGCAGACCACCTAATTCCTTACGATGATGTCAAGACTTTCCTGAAAGCTCATGAGGAGAAAGGCATCAATGTGTTTTCTAAAGTAATGAAAGGATCTGCTCATGTGCAGCACTTGAGAAATTATCCTGAAGACTATCTTAATCAAATCAACACATTTACTGATTACTGCTTGAAAAACGATATGTGA